In the genome of Fusobacterium sp., one region contains:
- a CDS encoding TSCPD domain-containing protein, whose amino-acid sequence MEIENGILRKVKFFGCCDGDSKAFEILLKDIEIDNIINNLYHIECREKELLV is encoded by the coding sequence GTGGAAATTGAAAATGGAATATTAAGAAAAGTAAAATTTTTTGGATGCTGTGATGGAGATTCAAAAGCTTTTGAAATATTACTGAAAGATATAGAGATAGATAATATAATAAACAATTTATACCATATAGAATGCAGAGAAAAGGAACTTCTTGTATGA